In Caloramator mitchellensis, one DNA window encodes the following:
- the acpS gene encoding holo-ACP synthase produces MIIGIGTDIIEIDRIKIAIERSERFKEKIFTDNELSYLKNKNVESYAGYFCAKEAISKALGTGISGFSWKDIEILKINSVPNVRLHNAALQIANQKGIKTIHISISHSKDYAIAMAVAEG; encoded by the coding sequence ATGATTATTGGAATAGGAACTGATATTATTGAAATAGATCGAATTAAAATTGCTATAGAAAGAAGCGAGCGGTTTAAGGAAAAAATATTTACAGATAACGAATTGAGTTATTTGAAAAATAAAAATGTTGAAAGTTATGCTGGATATTTTTGTGCCAAGGAAGCAATTTCTAAAGCATTGGGAACTGGCATAAGCGGCTTTTCGTGGAAAGATATTGAAATACTTAAAATTAATTCTGTTCCAAATGTTAGACTACATAATGCAGCACTTCAAATAGCAAATCAAAAGGGGATAAAAACTATTCACATTTCAATTTCTCATTCAAAAGACTACGCTATTGCGATGGCAGTTGCGGAGGGATGA
- a CDS encoding DUF6514 family protein — protein sequence MNNEYEIRQCWVEGDSCHRILYRYFLTEGDKIIDYNDFFVNVKVYGIKILSQKVEDDKLVDIYEEYIECLSNNKEKVVDLLDYIANKSVSPYHAVDILGSYADEWVDDFDKLLKQKFKEFAIA from the coding sequence ATGAATAATGAATATGAAATTCGTCAATGTTGGGTTGAAGGAGATTCTTGCCACAGAATTCTATACAGATACTTTTTAACTGAAGGCGATAAGATAATCGACTATAATGATTTTTTTGTAAATGTTAAAGTTTACGGTATTAAAATATTGTCTCAGAAAGTAGAAGATGATAAACTTGTTGACATTTATGAGGAATACATAGAATGTTTATCTAACAATAAAGAAAAAGTTGTTGACCTGTTGGATTATATTGCAAATAAAAGTGTTTCACCTTATCATGCTGTAGATATACTTGGAAGCTATGCAGATGAATGGGTTGATGATTTTGATAAACTTTTAAAACAAAAATTTAAAGAATTTGCTATTGCTTAA
- a CDS encoding molybdenum cofactor guanylyltransferase — translation MELFNSAAILCGGKSSRMRYDKSRLIIDGKFIIDLIKDELLKEFADVIYIVNDLKRFDYEKIFVDVYLGCGPAGAIYTALLKSTSKYVFVTACDMPFVNIDYINYMKNILINKKCDCLITKKGEWIEPLFAFYSKDMIEIFKKNIERENYKLFDVIKESNYYAIEEKEAKKFSADLDMFFNLNYQKDLEVLFKRFRRVEYYRDNKKL, via the coding sequence ATGGAACTTTTCAACTCTGCTGCTATTCTTTGCGGGGGGAAGAGCAGTAGGATGAGATATGATAAAAGCAGATTGATTATAGATGGAAAGTTTATTATAGATTTGATTAAAGATGAATTGTTAAAAGAATTTGCGGATGTAATATATATAGTTAATGATTTAAAAAGATTTGATTATGAAAAAATTTTTGTGGATGTGTATTTAGGATGTGGACCTGCAGGAGCAATATATACAGCATTACTAAAGTCAACTTCAAAATATGTGTTTGTAACTGCTTGTGACATGCCATTTGTTAATATCGATTATATTAATTATATGAAGAATATATTGATTAATAAAAAATGTGATTGTTTAATAACTAAAAAAGGTGAATGGATAGAGCCTTTATTTGCCTTTTATTCTAAAGATATGATTGAAATTTTTAAAAAAAACATAGAAAGAGAAAACTACAAATTATTTGATGTAATTAAAGAATCAAATTATTATGCTATAGAAGAGAAGGAAGCAAAAAAATTTTCAGCAGATTTAGATATGTTTTTTAATTTGAATTATCAAAAAGATTTAGAAGTATTATTTAAAAGATTTAGAAGGGTTGAGTATTATAGAGATAATAAAAAATTATAA
- a CDS encoding formate/nitrite transporter family protein → MERRMITPPEMVDDAINIGIKKAKSETIQTVIGGILAGAYIAVGAVAAAIASHSVENYGLSKFIAGAVFPVGLMMVIICGGELFTGNTLLLVANKDGKISLSQVLRNWGIVYFTNMIGAFLVAYFAFASGTFDANGGKIGGYALKVAAYKAGLPFYKALISGILCNVLVCLAVWASYAAKDIVSKIFAIWFPIMAFVISGYEHSVANMYYFSAGILAKLNPAYAEALNITADKLDKINATHIISNLIPVTLGNIIGGGIFVGLAYYYLYKVPQYKKEKISMSA, encoded by the coding sequence ATGGAAAGAAGAATGATAACGCCACCAGAAATGGTTGATGACGCTATAAATATAGGTATAAAAAAGGCAAAGTCTGAAACTATACAAACAGTAATTGGTGGTATATTGGCTGGTGCATATATTGCAGTTGGGGCTGTTGCTGCAGCTATAGCTTCACATAGTGTTGAAAACTATGGTTTATCTAAATTTATTGCAGGGGCGGTTTTCCCTGTAGGACTTATGATGGTCATAATATGCGGTGGAGAATTATTCACAGGGAACACACTACTACTCGTTGCTAACAAAGATGGTAAGATTTCATTATCACAGGTTCTTAGGAACTGGGGTATAGTTTATTTTACGAACATGATAGGTGCATTTTTAGTTGCTTATTTTGCATTTGCAAGCGGCACATTTGATGCTAATGGTGGTAAAATAGGAGGATATGCACTAAAAGTTGCTGCTTATAAGGCGGGCCTGCCGTTTTATAAGGCCTTGATTAGTGGAATATTATGTAACGTGCTTGTTTGCCTTGCTGTTTGGGCATCATACGCTGCAAAGGATATAGTATCAAAAATATTTGCAATTTGGTTTCCTATAATGGCATTTGTTATTAGTGGTTACGAACACAGCGTAGCGAATATGTATTATTTCTCAGCAGGAATTTTAGCAAAACTAAATCCAGCATATGCGGAAGCTCTAAATATTACTGCAGACAAGTTGGATAAAATAAATGCTACGCATATAATTTCAAATTTAATTCCTGTTACATTAGGAAACATTATTGGTGGTGGAATATTTGTAGGATTGGCATATTATTATCTATATAAAGTTCCACAATACAAAAAAGAAAAGATATCAATGTCAGCATGA
- a CDS encoding molybdopterin dinucleotide binding domain-containing protein, with translation MMGKNEGLMKIAGESYVEINTLDAKKFGIEDLAMVKVESRRGEIKVKARVTDIVDEGVFLCHSIMLKEVQIYLPIQQLMR, from the coding sequence ATGATGGGAAAAAATGAAGGCTTGATGAAAATTGCTGGAGAGAGCTATGTGGAAATAAATACTTTAGATGCTAAAAAATTTGGTATTGAAGATTTGGCTATGGTTAAGGTAGAATCAAGAAGAGGAGAAATTAAAGTCAAGGCTCGAGTAACCGATATAGTAGATGAAGGTGTTTTTTTATGCCATTCCATTATGCTGAAGGAAGTGCAAATATACTTACCAATACAGCAGTTAATGAGGTAA
- a CDS encoding UvrD-helicase domain-containing protein, with amino-acid sequence MDIERIKSLYDVNDEQATALDINQNIALHAGAGSGKTRVLTRRYLRLLLETDCQVDDIVAITFTKKAALEMKSRVLELVNHFLNIEDKYIDRTKLRRIKEDINLSNISTFHSFCDSIIREYYYKLGLEPMYQIIEEVDAETLLTRFADEVVEEFLSDSNNETTFEILFDTFGIDYVIKKDLHSDLKELYKRIREKAEDIEKVEAYTYGSLKRYYNESIDEKIIEKYENIQLLILKMIQLIDKKYSEFKKNENLVDFNDLEIYMIKLLENFDDVRKNIKQRFKYFMIDEFQDTNDVQLKILLNLVENEDKSIDDGKLFIVGDIKQSIYAFRGTNYKVFSETTKLIEKKGKKHTLSVNYRSHDSLVEIINQMFKNMIPDYDELKTSGKIEGLSRFEYKFIDNIKEKSKSQDDSIKNIKNKLKGGRVSLEELGIFINKIEEKLEIKIHEEAAYIAERISYLISKGFQYRDIAILLRDRNNLKEYEEELKRSNIPYTILGGIGYFEKQEVIDLINFLKYIYRKNDEVALLGILRSPFVGVSDDDIVDIFKRIKSGLKLKEAIQILSDEKGIVKNTILKVESLKNTANFYSTYSFLKILIEELNIKEVLLGFENGVQKYRNIEKLLEIAKEFDRKGLFTPVEFLDYIENLNSVSKKEGEAFLDTEESNAVKIMTVHASKGLEFEVVFVPALEKELFKKNKRRIIFDATGIIDANGNIQKYGIVVEHKIDGLATSLFDYLVNKKYEEEKEEAIRLLYVAATRAIRYLCFSGYKASEDKKESLITSLMKNNLEELSNKTLDFDNYLKMKIAGETESLEDVDLNEIKTRIDHSFDYKSKFIASVSRYLSFMECPRKYYFKYIAKLDEDYLIDETEYEEDERIKTKQLKASLRGNIVHSILENIVRNRDINLDDYDFEIKRYIDNFYIIENKLYKNIQGQRIKSETELQFRVPLSNSTMSLFGIMDRVDILEVGDKYKAIIIDYKTNKINNEEDKKRVIEYYKPQFAAYEFGFNKIFNNIYKDIEILGMYLYLLDIGEYIDIKITNDERKKITDELIKTFEFIDNSSKFEVFQKGKCSENCKYSKICLV; translated from the coding sequence ATGGATATCGAAAGAATAAAATCCTTATATGATGTAAATGATGAACAAGCTACAGCTCTGGATATAAACCAAAATATTGCACTGCATGCTGGAGCAGGCTCGGGGAAAACGAGGGTTTTGACAAGAAGATACTTAAGATTACTTCTTGAAACCGACTGCCAGGTTGATGACATTGTTGCTATTACATTTACAAAAAAAGCTGCACTTGAGATGAAAAGTAGAGTTTTAGAACTTGTAAACCATTTTTTAAATATAGAAGATAAATACATTGACAGGACCAAATTAAGAAGAATTAAGGAAGACATAAATCTTTCTAATATATCAACATTTCATAGTTTTTGCGATAGCATTATAAGAGAATATTATTACAAACTGGGATTAGAACCAATGTATCAGATTATCGAAGAAGTAGATGCAGAAACATTATTAACACGATTTGCTGATGAGGTTGTTGAAGAATTTTTATCTGATAGCAATAATGAAACAACATTTGAAATACTATTTGATACTTTTGGAATTGATTACGTAATAAAAAAAGATTTACATTCAGATTTAAAGGAATTATACAAAAGGATAAGAGAAAAGGCAGAAGATATTGAAAAGGTAGAAGCATATACTTATGGAAGTTTAAAACGTTATTATAATGAGAGTATTGATGAAAAGATTATTGAAAAATATGAAAATATTCAATTACTTATATTAAAAATGATACAACTTATTGATAAAAAATATTCTGAATTTAAAAAGAATGAAAACCTAGTAGACTTTAATGATTTAGAAATTTATATGATAAAGCTGCTTGAAAATTTTGATGATGTTAGGAAAAACATTAAACAAAGATTTAAATATTTTATGATAGACGAATTTCAGGACACAAACGATGTTCAATTAAAAATACTTCTTAATCTTGTTGAAAACGAAGATAAGAGCATAGATGATGGTAAATTATTTATAGTTGGAGACATAAAACAGTCGATTTACGCATTTAGAGGAACTAATTATAAAGTATTCAGTGAAACGACAAAATTAATAGAAAAAAAAGGCAAAAAACATACTCTATCAGTTAATTACAGAAGCCATGACAGCCTTGTTGAGATAATCAACCAGATGTTTAAAAATATGATTCCTGACTATGATGAATTAAAGACATCAGGAAAAATAGAGGGGCTATCACGATTTGAATATAAATTTATTGACAACATAAAGGAAAAATCAAAAAGTCAAGATGATTCTATTAAAAACATTAAAAACAAGTTAAAGGGAGGAAGAGTTAGCTTAGAGGAATTAGGAATTTTTATAAACAAGATAGAGGAAAAATTAGAAATTAAAATACACGAAGAAGCAGCATATATTGCAGAGAGAATTTCATATCTAATTTCAAAGGGGTTCCAATACAGGGATATTGCTATACTTCTTAGGGATAGAAACAATTTAAAAGAATATGAAGAAGAGCTGAAAAGAAGTAACATACCCTATACTATATTAGGTGGAATTGGCTACTTTGAAAAGCAGGAGGTAATAGATTTAATTAACTTTTTAAAATATATATACAGAAAAAATGATGAAGTTGCACTATTAGGCATTCTAAGAAGTCCATTTGTCGGAGTCTCAGATGATGATATAGTAGATATTTTTAAGAGAATAAAATCAGGATTAAAGCTTAAAGAAGCTATTCAAATATTATCGGATGAAAAAGGGATAGTAAAGAACACAATTTTGAAGGTTGAATCTCTTAAAAATACAGCTAATTTTTATAGCACATATAGTTTTTTGAAAATATTAATTGAAGAATTAAACATTAAAGAGGTATTGCTTGGATTCGAAAATGGAGTTCAAAAATACAGAAATATAGAAAAATTATTAGAAATAGCAAAAGAATTCGATAGAAAGGGGTTATTTACTCCTGTAGAGTTTCTTGACTATATTGAAAATTTAAATAGTGTGTCTAAAAAAGAGGGAGAGGCATTTTTAGATACCGAGGAGAGCAATGCTGTAAAAATAATGACTGTCCATGCATCAAAGGGACTAGAATTTGAAGTAGTATTTGTTCCAGCACTTGAAAAGGAGCTTTTTAAGAAAAACAAAAGAAGGATTATCTTCGATGCCACAGGTATTATAGATGCTAATGGGAATATACAAAAGTATGGAATAGTTGTTGAACATAAAATTGATGGACTTGCGACTAGTCTTTTTGACTATCTCGTAAATAAAAAATATGAAGAAGAAAAGGAAGAGGCAATAAGACTTCTTTATGTTGCAGCAACTCGTGCTATTAGATATCTTTGCTTTTCTGGTTATAAAGCTTCCGAAGATAAAAAGGAAAGCTTAATAACTTCTTTGATGAAAAACAATTTAGAGGAATTATCAAATAAAACTTTAGACTTTGATAACTATTTAAAAATGAAAATTGCAGGTGAGACTGAAAGCCTAGAAGATGTAGATTTAAATGAAATTAAAACTAGGATAGACCACAGCTTTGATTACAAATCAAAGTTTATAGCAAGTGTTTCAAGATACCTGAGTTTTATGGAATGTCCAAGGAAGTATTATTTTAAATATATTGCTAAATTAGATGAAGATTATTTAATCGATGAAACTGAATACGAAGAAGATGAAAGAATAAAGACCAAACAACTCAAAGCTTCTTTAAGGGGGAATATTGTTCATAGCATACTTGAGAATATAGTAAGAAATAGGGATATTAATCTAGACGATTATGATTTTGAAATTAAAAGATATATAGATAATTTTTATATCATAGAAAATAAACTTTATAAGAATATACAAGGTCAAAGAATAAAAAGTGAAACAGAATTACAGTTTAGAGTGCCACTTTCAAACAGCACCATGTCTCTATTTGGAATAATGGATAGAGTGGATATACTGGAGGTAGGGGATAAGTATAAAGCTATAATAATTGATTATAAAACAAATAAAATTAATAATGAAGAAGATAAAAAAAGAGTTATTGAGTATTATAAACCGCAATTTGCAGCTTATGAGTTTGGCTTCAATAAAATTTTTAATAACATATATAAGGATATAGAAATATTAGGAATGTATTTATATTTATTGGATATAGGTGAGTATATTGATATAAAAATAACAAACGATGAAAGAAAAAAGATTACTGATGAATTAATTAAAACATTTGAATTTATAGATAATAGTTCGAAATTTGAAGTCTTTCAAAAAGGTAAGTGTAGTGAAAACTGTAAGTATAGTAAGATTTGCCTTGTTTAA
- a CDS encoding PD-(D/E)XK nuclease family protein: MFEKCIEVIKRGKRVIYVAPSRELINFVREKIIEKLGGLIYIEVITFDDLARGIAEPFVENKELISVDASEIIFENIISELIKNKQIKYFEKVGLKKGFITSILNTIRRIKKENLSPDEFRNKINNLNDDDIKAKTEDVYRIYSKYQEQLKELDILDMEDLIKVAETNTGRSDYFRDVELFVLDGYVDIFENEKALLRAIKESNPFIEFLLHVPLRTKIINDFIKDEILKLESELEFKIVDVDYFEDTQFKRLAQQLFSFDRLNSKVNGINIFNAPCIEDEVRQAAKNIKRISLNEKIDLDKIAIVVSNLEEYEDYILDVFNEFDLPVILGDYERLSNIPLIKSIFSILSLRLNSHDIKREEYVLSSPYLFHSQIERNIEEIKNKLSKIKSTANFSEYKKEIEDIIDDFKIKDKIINLYKEGIISSEIMIRDFKALFAFYEMLKDLENVYKFLKRELQVEELIDVLKDNLFQRTVTLKNKKTYGVKILSPDILRGTSYDYVFILGLNEDVFPKVPKIGGIYTAREREILYKNGINIGNSFVELIKEKIRFVLSFAAARKGLYLSYRTSEEDGSYIIKSQFLDEVIYTLNLEEEFKKIPLRCMRNRFELQMKDIFTSKEFAKKYALTEYMELDKDEFNEKFNIFLKLYDIGRNVEYLRNSEDFTNFDGLIGKEKAEKFRKDYAFSASKINNFNSCLFKFYVENALEIDFDEEDDELSNVSIGNIYHEILKEYYNYFLNNEIEYDEAWVEDCVKKVVDKKGIFDSDMLNRRRINEILTDMKEFIKNDVMYSKSCNLKPYYLETPFEINDLIDGVRIKGKIDRIDLEVIDGNPTGYFVVYDYKRGGVGSKNLSGILKGDDIQIPLYYYAAIEKLKKNGFEPKCMALLYYSIKDTLKEIEKENTKKDKKKEFLRPKFSGIIIEEKRETLGFAKNTDTLSEVNLDTAIEHVRLNFIAEKIEQIKRGEFIFPFECPALKPFSSYFCPFLSVCRYDKKRISKKVNLWISKE; encoded by the coding sequence ATGTTTGAAAAATGTATTGAAGTTATTAAGAGGGGAAAAAGAGTTATATATGTTGCACCATCAAGAGAACTAATTAATTTTGTAAGGGAAAAAATAATTGAAAAATTAGGCGGACTTATATATATAGAAGTAATTACATTTGACGATCTTGCAAGAGGCATTGCTGAACCATTTGTTGAGAACAAAGAATTAATTTCAGTCGATGCATCTGAGATAATCTTTGAAAATATAATAAGCGAATTAATAAAGAATAAGCAAATTAAATATTTCGAAAAAGTGGGTCTGAAAAAGGGCTTCATAACTAGCATATTAAATACTATTAGAAGAATAAAAAAAGAAAATCTTAGCCCTGATGAATTCAGGAATAAAATTAATAATTTAAATGATGATGATATAAAAGCCAAAACAGAGGATGTTTATAGAATTTACAGTAAATACCAGGAGCAGCTTAAAGAACTAGATATACTTGATATGGAGGACTTGATAAAAGTTGCTGAAACTAATACGGGCAGGAGCGACTATTTCAGGGATGTAGAATTATTCGTTTTAGACGGTTATGTTGATATATTTGAAAACGAAAAGGCACTATTAAGGGCTATAAAAGAGTCTAATCCTTTTATAGAATTTTTACTTCATGTTCCATTAAGGACAAAAATAATTAATGATTTTATTAAAGATGAAATATTAAAACTGGAATCAGAACTTGAATTTAAAATAGTTGATGTTGACTATTTTGAAGATACCCAATTTAAAAGGCTTGCTCAGCAACTTTTTTCTTTTGATAGACTGAATAGCAAAGTTAATGGAATAAATATATTCAATGCACCCTGCATAGAGGATGAAGTTAGACAAGCAGCTAAAAATATTAAGAGGATATCTTTAAACGAGAAGATAGATTTAGACAAAATAGCAATAGTAGTTAGTAATTTAGAAGAATATGAGGATTATATTTTAGATGTTTTTAATGAATTTGACTTACCCGTTATTTTAGGCGATTATGAAAGGCTATCCAATATCCCATTGATAAAATCAATTTTCAGCATTTTGAGTTTAAGGCTAAATTCTCATGACATAAAAAGAGAAGAATATGTTTTATCAAGCCCATATTTATTCCATTCTCAAATAGAAAGAAATATTGAAGAAATAAAAAATAAACTATCAAAAATAAAATCTACAGCAAATTTTTCTGAATATAAAAAGGAAATAGAGGATATTATTGATGATTTTAAAATAAAAGATAAAATAATAAATCTTTATAAGGAAGGTATAATTTCTTCAGAAATAATGATAAGAGATTTTAAGGCTCTATTTGCATTCTATGAAATGTTAAAAGATTTAGAGAATGTTTATAAGTTCTTAAAAAGAGAATTACAGGTTGAAGAATTGATTGATGTTTTAAAGGATAACCTTTTCCAAAGAACAGTTACATTGAAGAATAAGAAAACATATGGTGTAAAGATATTATCACCAGATATTTTAAGGGGTACATCCTATGATTATGTCTTTATTTTAGGATTGAATGAAGATGTATTCCCCAAAGTGCCTAAAATAGGCGGAATTTATACTGCCAGGGAGAGAGAAATATTATACAAAAATGGAATTAACATAGGAAACAGCTTTGTTGAACTGATCAAGGAAAAAATTAGATTTGTACTATCCTTTGCAGCCGCTAGAAAGGGTCTATATTTGAGTTATAGAACATCAGAAGAGGACGGTTCTTATATTATTAAATCACAATTTTTAGATGAGGTAATTTATACTTTGAATTTAGAGGAAGAATTCAAGAAAATTCCTCTAAGGTGCATGAGAAATAGATTTGAATTGCAGATGAAGGACATTTTTACTTCTAAAGAATTTGCAAAAAAATATGCTTTAACAGAATATATGGAATTAGACAAAGATGAATTTAATGAAAAATTTAATATTTTTCTGAAGCTATATGATATAGGAAGGAATGTTGAATACTTAAGAAATAGTGAGGATTTTACAAATTTTGATGGACTTATAGGAAAAGAAAAAGCAGAAAAGTTTAGAAAAGATTATGCATTTAGTGCTTCTAAAATTAATAATTTTAATAGCTGCCTTTTCAAATTTTATGTTGAAAATGCACTTGAAATTGATTTTGATGAAGAGGATGATGAACTATCTAATGTTAGTATTGGTAATATATATCACGAAATATTAAAAGAATACTATAACTATTTTTTAAATAATGAAATAGAGTATGACGAAGCCTGGGTGGAAGATTGTGTAAAAAAAGTTGTTGATAAAAAGGGTATTTTTGATTCTGATATGTTAAACAGAAGAAGAATAAATGAAATTTTAACGGATATGAAGGAGTTCATTAAAAACGATGTTATGTATTCAAAAAGCTGTAATCTTAAACCATATTATTTGGAAACCCCTTTTGAAATAAATGATTTAATAGATGGAGTTAGGATTAAAGGGAAAATAGATAGAATAGACTTAGAGGTTATTGATGGAAATCCTACGGGGTATTTTGTTGTTTATGATTATAAAAGGGGAGGAGTAGGCAGCAAAAACCTTTCAGGAATTTTAAAGGGTGATGATATTCAAATCCCTTTATATTATTATGCTGCCATAGAAAAACTTAAAAAGAATGGATTTGAACCAAAATGCATGGCTCTATTATATTATTCAATTAAAGATACTTTAAAGGAAATAGAGAAAGAAAATACAAAAAAAGATAAGAAAAAAGAATTTTTAAGGCCTAAATTCAGCGGAATTATTATAGAAGAAAAAAGAGAAACACTGGGCTTTGCTAAGAATACAGACACATTAAGTGAAGTTAATTTAGATACTGCTATTGAACATGTAAGATTAAACTTTATAGCAGAAAAAATAGAACAAATAAAAAGGGGAGAATTTATTTTCCCATTTGAATGCCCTGCATTAAAACCCTTTTCTAGTTATTTTTGCCCCTTTTTAAGTGTTTGCCGTTATGATAAAAAGAGGATTAGTAAGAAGGTGAATTTATGGATATCGAAAGAATAA
- a CDS encoding M3 family oligoendopeptidase encodes MRWSLDSLYTSFDSHEFKRDNDMVVSMISDLKSWTKENLATLENAREKIEYFIKFQNTLGDMVYKIMAYSELSLSVNAKDEKALQAVEKIENVVTEMTEPEVIFKKWLTNIQNIDEVINSSEYLKEHEFHIRESLQQAKHMLSDEQEVIISKMKNTGSNAWSKLQEFLTSTHLVDISLNGEDKKLPLPVVRNMAFNEDSYIRKTAYFAELKSYRKIENSSAAALNGIKGEVITLAKLRGFSSPLEMTLEHSRMDKETLDAMLDAIKDSLPEFRRYLKKKAEVLGHKNGLPFYDLFAPIAKVEMKYSYDEARKFIVKNFKSFSNKLSDFVDNASENKWIDAEPREGKRGGAFCYNLHPIKESRILANFDGSFSNVTTLAHELGHAYHGNCLMNETLANSHYPMPIAETASIFSENLIIEAALNIATKEEKIAILENSLQSSTQTIVDIYSRFLFEDEVFKRRAEHSLSVDELKEIMLNAQKAAYGDALDSNYMHPYMWINKPHYYYADSNYYNFPYAFGELFVRGLLSEYRKRGESFVEDYNKLLSLTGKNNLYELGKIMGFDLHSVDFWKTSLNMIKEEIDELISLL; translated from the coding sequence ATGAGATGGTCACTTGATAGCCTTTACACGTCATTTGACAGCCATGAGTTTAAAAGGGATAATGATATGGTAGTTTCAATGATTTCAGATTTAAAAAGTTGGACAAAAGAGAATCTTGCTACACTAGAAAATGCTAGAGAAAAAATTGAATACTTTATAAAATTCCAAAATACACTAGGAGATATGGTTTATAAGATAATGGCTTATTCTGAACTTTCCCTTAGTGTAAATGCAAAGGATGAAAAAGCTCTTCAGGCTGTTGAGAAAATCGAAAATGTAGTAACAGAAATGACTGAACCAGAAGTAATATTTAAAAAATGGCTTACTAATATACAAAATATAGATGAAGTAATTAATTCATCTGAATATCTTAAGGAACATGAATTTCATATTAGAGAATCACTTCAACAGGCTAAACATATGCTATCGGATGAACAGGAAGTGATTATTTCCAAAATGAAGAATACCGGCTCAAATGCATGGTCAAAACTACAGGAGTTTTTAACATCTACACATCTTGTAGATATCAGCTTAAATGGTGAAGATAAAAAATTACCTTTACCAGTTGTAAGAAATATGGCCTTTAATGAAGATTCGTATATCAGAAAAACTGCATATTTCGCTGAATTAAAATCCTATAGAAAAATAGAAAATTCATCTGCAGCCGCCCTTAATGGAATTAAAGGTGAAGTTATCACCCTTGCAAAACTAAGAGGATTTTCATCTCCACTTGAAATGACTTTAGAACATAGCAGAATGGATAAAGAAACACTTGATGCTATGCTGGATGCCATAAAAGACAGCTTACCTGAATTCAGAAGATATCTTAAGAAAAAAGCTGAAGTTTTAGGCCATAAAAATGGTCTTCCATTCTACGATTTATTTGCTCCCATAGCAAAGGTTGAAATGAAATATTCATATGATGAGGCAAGAAAATTTATAGTTAAAAACTTTAAATCATTTAGTAATAAACTTTCAGACTTTGTAGACAATGCTTCCGAAAATAAATGGATTGATGCTGAACCAAGGGAAGGGAAAAGAGGTGGAGCCTTCTGCTATAATCTTCATCCAATAAAGGAGAGCAGGATTCTTGCTAATTTCGATGGAAGTTTCTCCAACGTTACAACACTTGCCCACGAACTTGGTCATGCTTATCACGGCAATTGCCTAATGAACGAAACGCTTGCTAATTCGCATTATCCAATGCCGATAGCAGAAACTGCATCTATTTTTAGTGAAAATTTAATTATAGAAGCAGCATTAAATATAGCAACCAAAGAAGAAAAAATAGCTATACTTGAAAATTCTCTGCAGAGCTCAACACAAACGATTGTTGATATTTATTCAAGATTCTTATTTGAAGATGAAGTGTTTAAAAGAAGAGCAGAACATTCTTTATCAGTTGATGAACTAAAAGAAATAATGTTAAATGCTCAAAAAGCTGCATATGGTGATGCACTTGATTCAAATTATATGCATCCATATATGTGGATTAATAAACCTCACTATTATTATGCAGATTCAAATTATTACAATTTCCCATATGCCTTTGGAGAATTATTTGTCAGGGGCTTACTATCAGAATACAGAAAACGTGGTGAAAGTTTTGTAGAAGATTATAATAAGCTGTTATCATTGACAGGTAAGAACAATCTTTATGAGTTAGGAAAGATAATGGGATTTGATTTGCATTCAGTTGATTTCTGGAAAACATCACTTAATATGATTAAAGAAGAAATTGATGAGTTAATCTCACTTCTGTAA